The genome window GAACCGGCTTCATCGCTCCGGCTCCCGCCTCCAAGGTCGACGATGCCGTCCACGCCGCACTCGACCTGGCCAAGGCCACTGTTGTGGACTACGTCCCGGTCCGGGACGAGAACACCCCGGCCCCCAACCGCGAGACCTACCGGGTCCTTGAGGACGTCCATGTCCTGTCCGGGCCGCGCAAGCGCGACCCTCAACTCACGGTGCGCCGGATCCTGGCGCACTCCACCGGCAACGCCCGAGGACAGGCCCGGGCCCGCGAGAAACGCCTGGCCAAGGCCCGCGAGGAGCTGGACAAGCTCCAGCGCGGGGCGGGCGGCCGCTACTACAACACCGCCGCGAAAGTCGCCGCCCGCATCGGCGTGATCACCAAGACCCGCCGTGTCACCGCCTGCCTGCGCACCGAGATCACCGTCGATGACACCGGCCGCCCCGCCCTGGCCTGGCACTTCGACGAGGAAGAACTCCAGGCCGAGCAAGCCGTCGACGGCTGGTACGCGTTGCTGACCACCCTCACCCCCGAACAGGCCGATCCCGCCGAAGTCCTGCGACGCTACAAGGGCCAGGGCGCCGTCGAGCGCCGCTACAGCGACTTCAAGGGCCCCCTGGCCGTCACGCCGGTCTTCGTGCAGGACAACAAGCGTCTCGCCGCCCTGGTCACAGTGATCTGCCTGGCACTGCTGCTGTTCTGCCTCATCGAGCGCCAGGTCCGCCGGTCCCTGGGCCCCGAGCAGAAGATGCGCGGCATCTACCCGGGCAACCAGGCCATCCGACCGACCGGACGGATGATCCTCTACCACCTCTCCGGCCTCCGTTTGCGGGTTGGCAACGCCACCGACCCGCCCACCATCGTCGTCAGCCAGGGCGTGCAACTCCATCTGCTCGACCTCCTCGGCCTGGAACCCACACGTCCCCGCTGGCCAGAGACCTGAACGAGTGACCCGCGAAGTACGGAGCTAGTCAGCCACTCCCGTACTGCGGGGGAACCTCACATCTCTGACATGGTGGCTGGAATTTTCGATTCCCAAGTGCCCGCGCACGTATCCGCCCAGATCAGCGGGGCTGGCCTGGTGGGTATCGAGGCTGGTGACGGCGTAGACCGTCTCCCTGGTCTGCCGCTTGCCGCTCTCCTGGCGGCGCCGGTGGATGCGCAGGGCCAGCCGGGCTTCCGGGAAGGCGATCCCGCCCAGGTTCGCCGCGATGGCATGGTCTTGACCGAGCGGGACTCCCGTCGCCCGTGCCCGGTCCGGAGACGGTGTGCGCTACGGGCCCCTGCTCCCACGGCATGGCCTTGATCTGGGCCGACGCGGTCGGCTGGTTTCCCTTGATCACCGCGATGTAGTGGGCCTTCTTCTCCTGCACCAGCCAGCGCACCTGGTCCTTGACGCTGTGCAGGTCGTCGAAGGCGACCACAGTGCCGGTCAGATCGAGGGGTTCCAGCAGCGAACGGAAGGCGGCCGTCTCGTTGGTCTTGGCCCCCACCTCCCGCTGGGCCAGGGTGACGGTGGGGGTGTGGGTGACGGCGGACAGCAGGTGCCGGTGGCGCTGCTGTCGGTGCGCGGAGCCGGACAGCGCCTTGCCGTCCACCGCGATCGCCGACCGCGGCGCGAAGCCGGTGGTGCCGGCGTCGGTGTGGTCGCGTTCGGCCAGGTAGACGCCGATCACGGCGTCCAGGGCATCGCCGTCGAGGGCGGCCAGGAGCCGGGTGAGGGTGGCATGGGACGGGGCGCGGCGAC of Streptomyces phaeolivaceus contains these proteins:
- a CDS encoding ISAs1 family transposase, which produces MPAAPSSPVPAVLAKLGPLHQHDTGRLRAHLQRAPDPRSRRGRPLAGLLLICACAVVSGARTITEITEWGQRATTTVLELLGIRRHLLGRRRAPSHATLTRLLAALDGDALDAVIGVYLAERDHTDAGTTGFAPRSAIAVDGKALSGSAHRQQRHRHLLSAVTHTPTVTLAQREVGAKTNETAAFRSLLEPLDLTGTVVAFDDLHSVKDQVRWLVQEKKAHYIAVIKGNQPTASAQIKAMPWEQGPVAHTVSGPGTGDGSPARSRPCHRGEPGRDRLPGSPAGPAHPPAPPGERQAADQGDGLRRHQPRYPPGQPR
- a CDS encoding IS1634 family transposase; amino-acid sequence: MEYVVSAVVEKRLGALPVAADFSRRLDVAGIIDRLCPGRETAHVTHGQVIEVLVANRLTAPAPLWRVDDWAREWAVEDVFGIEPELLNDDRLGRALDAIAPHLQEISDSIGARAIGEFGIDVATMHWDMTSMSLHGAYPADDQDEEYPQVKHGHPKDRRFDLKQIQTGLAVAGDGGIPLLSRVIDGGAAEISQITATMNSLRTMAGAKDFLLVADSKLVSYANVSALITAGTGFIAPAPASKVDDAVHAALDLAKATVVDYVPVRDENTPAPNRETYRVLEDVHVLSGPRKRDPQLTVRRILAHSTGNARGQARAREKRLAKAREELDKLQRGAGGRYYNTAAKVAARIGVITKTRRVTACLRTEITVDDTGRPALAWHFDEEELQAEQAVDGWYALLTTLTPEQADPAEVLRRYKGQGAVERRYSDFKGPLAVTPVFVQDNKRLAALVTVICLALLLFCLIERQVRRSLGPEQKMRGIYPGNQAIRPTGRMILYHLSGLRLRVGNATDPPTIVVSQGVQLHLLDLLGLEPTRPRWPET